A window from Physeter macrocephalus isolate SW-GA chromosome 11, ASM283717v5, whole genome shotgun sequence encodes these proteins:
- the LOC102974724 gene encoding transcription elongation factor 1 homolog — MTGSLDAQFTCPFCNHEKSCDMKMDQARNTGVISCTMCLEEFQMPITYLSEPVDVYSE; from the coding sequence ATGACAGGCTCCCTAGATGCCCAGTTCACCTGCCCCTTCTGTAACCACGAGAAGTCTTGTGACATGAAAATGGACCAGGCCCGCAACACCGGAGTCATCTCTTGTACCATGTGCCTAGAAGAATTCCAGATGCCCATCACTTATCTGTCAGAACCAGTGGACGTGTACAGTGAATAG